The following proteins are encoded in a genomic region of Shinella zoogloeoides:
- a CDS encoding inositol monophosphatase family protein: protein MARSALLNVMVQAAFKAGKSLARDFGEVQNLQVSLKGPGDYVSQADRKAEKLIREELMKARPTYGFLGEESEEIVGTDGAHRWIVDPLDGTTNFLHGIPCFAISIALERNGEIVAAVVLNPATDELFTAERGGGAFLNDRRLRVAARKNLSDAVIGCGVPHLGRGNHGKFLIELRHVMGEVAGMRRLGSASLDLAYVAAGRFDGFWERDLSAWDIAAGILLIREAGGYATDLEGGNAMLDNGTIIAGNEYIHKALREVVHRPVPTR, encoded by the coding sequence ATGGCCCGTTCAGCTCTTCTCAACGTCATGGTTCAGGCCGCCTTCAAGGCCGGCAAGTCGCTCGCGCGCGATTTCGGCGAAGTGCAGAACCTTCAGGTCTCGCTCAAGGGGCCCGGCGACTACGTCTCGCAGGCCGACCGCAAGGCCGAGAAGCTGATCCGCGAGGAGCTGATGAAGGCCCGGCCGACCTACGGCTTCCTCGGCGAGGAATCCGAGGAGATCGTCGGCACGGACGGCGCGCATCGCTGGATCGTCGATCCGCTCGACGGCACGACCAACTTCCTGCACGGCATTCCGTGCTTCGCCATCTCCATCGCGCTCGAGCGCAACGGCGAGATCGTCGCGGCCGTGGTGCTGAACCCGGCGACGGACGAGCTCTTCACCGCCGAGCGCGGCGGCGGGGCCTTCCTCAACGATCGCCGCCTGCGCGTCGCCGCGCGCAAGAACCTTTCCGACGCGGTCATCGGCTGCGGCGTGCCGCATCTCGGCCGGGGCAACCACGGCAAGTTCCTCATCGAGCTTCGCCATGTCATGGGGGAAGTGGCCGGCATGCGCCGCCTCGGCTCCGCCTCGCTCGACCTTGCCTATGTCGCGGCCGGCCGCTTCGACGGCTTCTGGGAACGCGACCTGTCGGCCTGGGACATCGCGGCCGGCATTCTGCTGATTCGCGAGGCCGGCGGCTATGCGACGGATCTGGAGGGCGGTAACGCCATGCTGGACAACGGCACGATCATCGCCGGCAACGAATATATCCACAAGGCGCTCCGCGAGGTCGTGCACCGCCCGGTGCCGACGCGCTAA